Proteins found in one Bicyclus anynana chromosome 26, ilBicAnyn1.1, whole genome shotgun sequence genomic segment:
- the LOC128199506 gene encoding uncharacterized protein LOC128199506 — MRPCVRKAIATTAFILIHQLVQKKKRKKSKHFWIKTLYKNRFQAGNRIFEELCFDDAESNFTRMNKIEFEHLYSLINAKISKKDTNFREAITARERLLVTLRFLATGDSYTSLQYLFRISKQRISVIVHEVCDALIDVLRDYVKIPSSEEEWLTIAREFETKWNFPHAIAAMDGKHVILQSPINSGNDFDCYKLFPSIVLFALVDANYKFLYVDVGSKGRISDGGVFKNTNLYKKLERRELNIPPPEILQIPYETAVPYFILADKAFALDEYTMKPYEGTPNRGSMERIFNYRLSRARRVVENAFGILSSVFRVLRKPILLEPEKATKVVLTTIYLYNYLRRDQEASQRFTAPGSFDVEAEGTIIPGRWRQDTEMSSMLPIRAMPRRGPTDLKEIRSHLGRHFITNGAIAWQNNYQ, encoded by the exons ATGAGGCCGTGCGTTCGGAAGGCTATCGCCACCACTGCCTTTATACTGATTCATCAACttgtacaaaaaaagaaaagaaaaaaatctaaacatttTTGGATAAAAACGTTATACAAAAACAGATTTCAAGCTGGAAACAGAATATTTGAAGAGCTGTGCTTTGATGACGCAGAAAGCAATTTCACtagaatgaataaaattgaatttgaacatCTGTACTCTCTTATAAACGCCAAAATAAGCAAGAAGGACACAAATTTTCGAGAAGCAATAACCGCAAGGGAAAGATTGTTGGTTACGTTAAGATTTTTGGCCACGGGAGATTCTTATACCAGTTTGCAGTATCTGTTTCGTATATCAAAACAAAGAATATCAGTAATCGTTCATGAAGTTTGTGATGCGTTAATCGATGTGCTAAGGGATTATgttaag ataCCATCATCCGAAGAAGAGTGGCTTACTATAGCAAGAGAATTTGAGACAAAATGGAATTTTCCGCATGCTATTGCAGCAATGGATGGGAAACATGTTATATTACAATCGCCTATAAATAGTGGCAATGATTTCGATTGTTACAAATTGTTTCCCAGTATAGTCCTATTTGCTTTAGTTGACGCCAATTATAAATTCCTGTATGTAGATGTTGGTAGCAAAGGTCGTATATCAGATGGCGGtgtgtttaaaaataccaatttatataaaaaacttgaaaGAAGGGAACTTAATATTCCTCCGCCAGAAATCTTACAAATACCTTATGAAACTGCAGTGCCGTATTTTATTTTGGCCGATAAAGCATTTGCATTGGATGAGTACACAATGAAACCTTATGAAGGTACTCCAAATCGAGGTTCAATGGAAAGGATCTTTAATTACCGACTGTCCAGAGCAAGGAGAGTTGTGGAAAATGCTTTTGGCATTTTAAGTTCTGTGTTCAGAGTATTGAGGAAGCCCATACTATTGGAACCAGAAAAAGCTACAAAAGTCGTGTTAActactatatacttatataactaCTTGCGAAGGGATCAAGAGGCCTCTCAAAGGTTTACTGCCCCGGGATCATTTGATGTCGAAGCTGAAGGAACAATAATACCCGGGCGATGGCGGCAGGATACAGAAATGTCATCAATGCTACCTATTCGAGCTATGCCACGGCGAGGGCCAAcagatttaaaagaaatacgttCACATTTAGGGagacattttattacaaatggagCAATTGCTTGGCAGAATAATTATCAGTAA
- the LOC128199507 gene encoding formin-B-like isoform X1, whose product MNREQCLKLIHLYGEYKLLWDAQCPNYTNRGLREDAWNNINREMNIPIMDLKKKMESLLGSYRRERSREKKSRITGSGMFMFIIMFSYSHYIFIVSRTNLINLLFITGRGDIYKSNWYAYEAFSFLGDRNHPGNTQDTLPEDNACHSEIQNDGSQSKTRNDGSENETQNSGSQSETQNQVGNENTVKETRNEYTRAKKRTKRTEPNDLTDNAISEALTLLQQCASDSAASEKHDSYDVYGQYVANELRKYDAFTLAHVKHAINKIIFEADMGAYPSYTGYYTQSYSGLNSSNNTSCLSSSPMPPQSPMPPQSQMPPTSPMPPTSPMPPTPPIPPTSPMPPPPPHPHC is encoded by the exons atgaaTAGAGAACAGTGTctcaaattaatacatttatatggAGAATATAAACTACTTTGGGATGCGCAATGTCCTAATTATACCAACAGAGGACTAAGAGAAGATGCGTGGAATAACATAAATCGTGAAATGAACATTCCAataatggatttaaaaaaaaagatggagtCTTTGCTAGGATCCTATAGGAGGGAAAGGTCACGTGAAAAGAAAAGCCGTATCACAGGATCaggtatgtttatgtttattattatgttttcgtacagtcattacatatttatagtcAGTcgtacaaatttaattaatttattatttattacaggtCGTGGTGAcatatataaatcaaattgGTACGCCTATGAAGCTTTCAGCTTCCTGGGCGATAGAAACCATCCAGGAAATACTCAAGATACTTTACCTGAAGAC AATGCATGTCACAGTGAAATTCAAAATGATGGAAGTCAAAGTAAAACTCGAAATGATGGCAGTGAAAATGAAACTCAAAATAGTGGCAGTCAAAGTGAAACTCAAAATCAAGTCGGTAATGAAAATACAGTTAAAGAAACCAGAAATGAATATACGAGAGCAAAGAAGAGAACTAAAAGAACTGAGCCAAATGATTTAACTGATAATGCTATATCAGAAGCCTTAACACTATTACAACAGTGTGCAAGTGATAGTGCTGCTTCGGAAAAACATGACTCCTACGATGTTTATGGGCAATATGTCGCAAATGAGTTGCGAAAATATGACGCTTTTACTTTAGCACATGTAAAGcatgctataaataaaattattttcgaagCGGACATGGGAGCATACCCATCATACACTGGTTATTATACTCAATCATACAGTGGGCTAAACAGTTCCAATAATACGTCTTGTCTTTCTTCCTCACCGATGCCTCCTCAATCACCGATGCCTCCTCAATCACAGATGCCTCCTACCTCACCGATGCCTCCTACCTCACCGATGCCTCCTACCCCACCGATCCCTCCTACCTCACCGATGCCCCCTCCGCCTCCTCATCCTCATTGTTAG
- the LOC128199507 gene encoding leukocyte receptor cluster member 8 homolog isoform X2, with amino-acid sequence MNREQCLKLIHLYGEYKLLWDAQCPNYTNRGLREDAWNNINREMNIPIMDLKKKMESLLGSYRRERSREKKSRITGSGRGDIYKSNWYAYEAFSFLGDRNHPGNTQDTLPEDNACHSEIQNDGSQSKTRNDGSENETQNSGSQSETQNQVGNENTVKETRNEYTRAKKRTKRTEPNDLTDNAISEALTLLQQCASDSAASEKHDSYDVYGQYVANELRKYDAFTLAHVKHAINKIIFEADMGAYPSYTGYYTQSYSGLNSSNNTSCLSSSPMPPQSPMPPQSQMPPTSPMPPTSPMPPTPPIPPTSPMPPPPPHPHC; translated from the exons atgaaTAGAGAACAGTGTctcaaattaatacatttatatggAGAATATAAACTACTTTGGGATGCGCAATGTCCTAATTATACCAACAGAGGACTAAGAGAAGATGCGTGGAATAACATAAATCGTGAAATGAACATTCCAataatggatttaaaaaaaaagatggagtCTTTGCTAGGATCCTATAGGAGGGAAAGGTCACGTGAAAAGAAAAGCCGTATCACAGGATCag gtCGTGGTGAcatatataaatcaaattgGTACGCCTATGAAGCTTTCAGCTTCCTGGGCGATAGAAACCATCCAGGAAATACTCAAGATACTTTACCTGAAGAC AATGCATGTCACAGTGAAATTCAAAATGATGGAAGTCAAAGTAAAACTCGAAATGATGGCAGTGAAAATGAAACTCAAAATAGTGGCAGTCAAAGTGAAACTCAAAATCAAGTCGGTAATGAAAATACAGTTAAAGAAACCAGAAATGAATATACGAGAGCAAAGAAGAGAACTAAAAGAACTGAGCCAAATGATTTAACTGATAATGCTATATCAGAAGCCTTAACACTATTACAACAGTGTGCAAGTGATAGTGCTGCTTCGGAAAAACATGACTCCTACGATGTTTATGGGCAATATGTCGCAAATGAGTTGCGAAAATATGACGCTTTTACTTTAGCACATGTAAAGcatgctataaataaaattattttcgaagCGGACATGGGAGCATACCCATCATACACTGGTTATTATACTCAATCATACAGTGGGCTAAACAGTTCCAATAATACGTCTTGTCTTTCTTCCTCACCGATGCCTCCTCAATCACCGATGCCTCCTCAATCACAGATGCCTCCTACCTCACCGATGCCTCCTACCTCACCGATGCCTCCTACCCCACCGATCCCTCCTACCTCACCGATGCCCCCTCCGCCTCCTCATCCTCATTGTTAG